The Penaeus monodon isolate SGIC_2016 chromosome 5, NSTDA_Pmon_1, whole genome shotgun sequence genome window below encodes:
- the LOC119573298 gene encoding triosephosphate isomerase-like: protein MSSQRKFFVIGNWKMNVDKARIDHIVKFMSAASLDPNTEAVVGCPSCYLSYARQRLPDEIAVAAQNCYKVARGNFSGEISPAMILDSGCEWVILGHPERRTIFKESDQLIAEKVAHAQQAGIKIIACLCETSEDRENGRTEDVLLGQIKSLAASISDWSGVVIAFEALWASNTGVLATAEQVQEALANIRQWLRANVSGKVANSTRIIYAGSVSSSNCRELAQLEDLDGFLVGSAALRPDIVDIINARRPDVSSLIAHFDRPSGRRA, encoded by the exons ATGTCGAGCCAAAGGAAGTTCTTCGTGATCGGGAACTGGAAGATGAACGTTGACAAAGCCCGGATCGACCACATTGTCAAGTTCATGTCGGCGGCCTCGTTGGACCCGAACACAG AGGCCGTGGTTGGCTGCCCTTCTTGCTACCTGTCATACGCCCGCCAGAGACTCCCTGACGAGATCGCTGTTGCCGCACAGAACTGTTACAAG GTCGCTCGTGGTAACTTCAGCGGCGAGATTTCTCCCGCCATGATCCTGGACTCCGGCTGCGAGTGGGTGATCCTGGGTCACCCTGAGCGAAGGACCATCTTCAAGGAGTCCGACCAACTCATCGCCGAGAAGGTCGCACACGCGCAGCAGGCTGGAATCAAG ATAATCGCGTGTCTGTGCGAGACGTCGGAGGATCGCGAGAATGGTCGCACGGAGGATGTCCTGTTGGGCCAAATCAAGTCCCTCGCCGCCAGCATCAGCGACTGGTCTGGAGTGGTGATCGCCTTCGAGGCTCTATGGGCCAGTAATACCGGCGTCCTGGCCACAGCTGAGCAGGTGCAAGAGGCCCTGGCCAATATACGACAGTGGCTGCGTGCCAACGTGAGCGGGAAGGTGGCCAACAGCACCAGAATCATCTACGCAGGTTCCGTTTCGTCCAGCAACTGTCGAGAGCTGGCTCAGCTGGAGGACCTGGACGGCTTCCTGGTGGGGAGCGCTGCCCTCAGACCCGACATCGTCGACATCATCAACGCTCGACGACCCGACGTGTCCAGCCTCATCGCGCACTTCGACCGACCCAGCGGCCGACGCGCCTGA
- the LOC119573304 gene encoding triosephosphate isomerase-like encodes MTLRRGSKMMAKRKFLVAGSWTSQADSSAESKRESLCSFLSYAREHLPVEIATTVPDGHEDEEAFCRDCDCHWEVVGGASSGSSDSELKEAIVEAERAGRKVIVCLHETSEDRENGRTEDVLLRQMKSLAASIRDWSDVVIAFEALWASHTGVLATAEQVQEALANIRQWLRANVSGKVANSTRIIYAGSVSSSNCRQLAQLEDLDGFLVGNAALTPDVVPAITSSRVSRSSLWATHEALSSTAQLIQQLRQRECARRLAATTRCPKRYI; translated from the exons ATGACTCTCCGCCGAGGAAGCAAGATGATGGCCAAGAGGAAGTTCCTGGTTGCGGGCAGCTGGACATCACAAGCGGACTCGAGCGCAG agagcaagagagagagtttgtgttcgTTCCTGTCGTATGCTCGAGAGCATCTTCCTGTCGAGATCGCCACGACTGTTCCTGACGGTCATGAGGACGAGGAAGCCTTCTGCAGGGACTGCGACTGCCACTGGGAAGTGGTGGGAGGAGCTTCGTCCGGCAGTTCCGATTCTGAGCTGAAGGAAGCGATTGTCGAAGCTGAGCGGGCAGGCAGGAAG GTGATCGTCTGTTTGCATGAGACGTCGGAGGATCGCGAGAATGGTCGTACGGAGGATGTCCTGTTGCGCCAGATGAAGTCCCTCGCTGCCAGCATCAGAGACTGGTCTGACGTGGTAATCGCCTTCGAGGCTCTGTGGGCCAGTCATACCGGCGTCCTAGCCACAGCTGAGCAGGTGCAGGAGGCCTTGGCCAACATACGGCAGTGGCTGCGTGCCAACGTGAGCGGGAAGGTGGCCAACAGCACCAGAATCATCTACGCAGGTTCCGTTTCGTCCAGCAACTGTCGACAGCTGGCTCAGCTGGAGGACCTGGACGGGTTCCTGGTGGGGAACGCGGCCCTCACACCCGACGTCGTTCCCGCGATCACTTCTTCACGAGTTTCTCGCTCGTCCCTCTGGGCGACGCACGAGGCCCTCAGCTCGACCGCCCAGCTCATCCAGCAGCTTCGTCAGCGAGAATGCGCCAGGAGGCTAGCGGCGACGACGCGCTGTCCGAAACGATACATTTGA